A window from Candidatus Binataceae bacterium encodes these proteins:
- a CDS encoding LLM class flavin-dependent oxidoreductase has product MDFGTLIFTKPERAISDVKFAEDHGFTHAWIPDSHMIWGDTYACMALAAVNSSRIKLGTGVAIASNRIPPVTVHSIATINQVAPGRTILGFGTGHTGRRVMGLPPVKHADFREQVRVIHDLLRGREAMYETEGMTRHIRYLNHERRFINLDDRIPFYVAANGPKTLALAGEFGDGVITTGITDTSRLDNVRKHLEAGAAKAGRKLAKDFPIVSLTHVCVLEPGEKLDSPRVKMMTGHWVMASFHAMAAGYARPGYLPESVAPIYAEYEKYVSQLGKSDERYLDLHVGHCAFVAAAEWRFVTPETISGTTIIGTRDEVIERLRALERGGLTQIFINPPMDAFNACIEEISRELIARM; this is encoded by the coding sequence ATGGATTTTGGAACGCTGATTTTCACCAAACCCGAACGCGCGATTAGCGACGTGAAGTTCGCCGAAGACCACGGCTTCACTCACGCCTGGATTCCCGATTCGCACATGATCTGGGGCGACACCTACGCCTGCATGGCGCTGGCGGCAGTGAACTCGAGCCGTATCAAGCTCGGCACTGGAGTCGCGATTGCATCGAATCGGATTCCGCCGGTGACGGTGCATTCGATCGCGACGATCAACCAGGTCGCGCCGGGGCGGACGATCCTCGGCTTCGGCACGGGGCATACCGGACGGCGCGTGATGGGTCTGCCGCCAGTCAAGCACGCCGATTTCCGCGAGCAGGTGCGCGTGATTCACGATCTGCTGCGCGGCCGCGAGGCGATGTACGAGACCGAGGGCATGACGCGCCATATCCGCTATCTCAATCACGAGCGGCGCTTCATCAACCTCGACGATCGCATCCCGTTTTACGTCGCAGCCAACGGCCCCAAGACGCTGGCGCTCGCAGGTGAGTTTGGCGACGGCGTGATCACGACCGGTATCACCGATACCTCGCGGCTCGACAATGTCCGCAAGCATCTGGAGGCCGGCGCGGCGAAGGCCGGGCGCAAGCTGGCCAAGGATTTCCCGATCGTGTCGCTGACTCACGTCTGCGTGCTCGAGCCCGGCGAGAAGCTCGATTCGCCGCGCGTCAAGATGATGACGGGGCATTGGGTGATGGCGAGCTTTCATGCGATGGCGGCGGGATATGCGCGGCCCGGGTATCTGCCCGAGAGCGTTGCCCCGATCTACGCCGAGTACGAAAAATATGTCTCGCAGTTAGGCAAGTCCGACGAGCGCTACCTGGACCTGCACGTCGGCCATTGCGCATTCGTGGCGGCGGCTGAATGGCGTTTCGTGACACCCGAAACGATCTCCGGAACGACGATCATCGGCACGCGCGACGAAGTTATCGAGCGGCTGCGCGCGCTCGAGCGCGGCGGACTCACGCAGATCTTCATCAACCCGCCGATGGACGCGTTCAACGCGTGTATCGAGGAAATTTCGCGCGAGCTGATCGCCAGGATGTAG
- a CDS encoding thiamine pyrophosphate-binding protein, with amino-acid sequence MANADGGELIARVMQENGVRYCFAINGGHLFPILAQLRNHDIKLIHMRHEQATAYAADAYARVTGEVGVCMVTAGCGLTNAVTGLCVAGLTNSAVVCISGQHPNTEDHLGSFQEAYGSDVVASFSKFTKRVTDWSTIQFDLRSAFREAISPPQGVALFEIPQNILYHHEEDARQQKGAGRFQIDDVRSGGDPAKIDKALEMLVASERPIIACGDGVFWSQAGPEMKELVELTQIPIYARRAGQGVVSEEHPLAIRGAFKKPFTGNADVVLAIGFRFWSGEHFGQPPTWTDKAKYIQVDPTPTRIGWQVNADLPMVGDPKVVLRQMINRAKELKLDFSKHKNSAWNKQVFETRTRFDNQIKEQNSKVTNNTPIHPARLCEDLITVLDKDATTIIDSFTLSGWMSRAFTCRFMGQVVDAGPLAPVGHGVGMSIGAQLGRPGKQVVVISGDGGLGIGGFDMETAARYKLPVITVLWNNSSWGPNFDQMPGLKGRTDPFNMLDKIRYDKVFAEMGCHGEHVETPEQIIPALERAFKSGKPAMINVVGDTTVGNATLGGNLLGSTGSKG; translated from the coding sequence ATGGCTAATGCCGATGGCGGCGAGTTGATCGCCCGCGTCATGCAAGAAAATGGGGTGCGCTATTGTTTCGCGATCAATGGCGGTCACCTGTTTCCAATTCTCGCTCAGCTTCGCAACCACGACATCAAGCTGATCCATATGCGACACGAACAGGCGACCGCCTATGCCGCCGATGCGTATGCGCGCGTCACCGGCGAGGTGGGAGTCTGCATGGTCACGGCGGGATGCGGTCTGACCAATGCCGTCACCGGGCTCTGCGTCGCCGGCCTCACTAATAGCGCCGTGGTCTGCATTTCCGGACAGCATCCGAATACCGAGGATCACCTCGGATCGTTCCAGGAGGCCTACGGCTCCGACGTCGTCGCGAGCTTCTCCAAGTTCACCAAGCGCGTCACTGACTGGAGCACGATCCAGTTCGATCTGCGCTCCGCCTTCCGCGAGGCGATCTCGCCGCCGCAGGGCGTCGCGCTGTTCGAGATTCCGCAGAACATCCTCTATCACCACGAGGAAGACGCGCGTCAACAAAAGGGCGCAGGCCGCTTCCAGATCGATGATGTCCGCTCGGGCGGCGACCCGGCCAAGATCGACAAGGCGCTGGAGATGCTGGTCGCTTCGGAGCGCCCGATCATCGCATGCGGCGACGGCGTGTTCTGGTCGCAGGCCGGACCCGAGATGAAGGAACTCGTCGAGCTGACGCAGATTCCGATCTACGCCCGGCGCGCCGGTCAGGGCGTCGTTTCCGAGGAGCATCCGCTGGCGATTCGCGGCGCTTTCAAGAAGCCCTTCACCGGCAACGCCGACGTGGTGCTCGCGATCGGCTTCCGTTTCTGGAGCGGCGAGCATTTCGGCCAGCCGCCGACCTGGACCGACAAGGCCAAGTACATCCAGGTTGATCCGACCCCCACGCGTATCGGATGGCAGGTCAATGCCGACCTGCCGATGGTCGGCGATCCGAAGGTTGTGCTGCGCCAGATGATCAATCGCGCCAAGGAGCTGAAGCTCGACTTCTCCAAGCATAAGAACTCGGCGTGGAACAAGCAGGTCTTCGAGACCCGCACGCGCTTCGACAACCAGATCAAGGAGCAGAACTCCAAGGTCACCAACAACACGCCGATTCATCCCGCGCGCCTGTGCGAGGATCTGATCACGGTGCTGGACAAGGACGCGACCACGATTATCGACAGCTTCACGCTCTCCGGCTGGATGAGCCGCGCGTTCACCTGCCGCTTCATGGGCCAGGTCGTCGACGCGGGCCCGCTCGCGCCGGTCGGTCACGGCGTCGGCATGTCGATCGGCGCGCAACTCGGCCGTCCGGGCAAGCAGGTCGTCGTGATCAGCGGCGACGGCGGCCTCGGAATCGGCGGCTTCGACATGGAAACTGCGGCGCGCTACAAGCTGCCGGTCATCACGGTGCTGTGGAACAACAGCTCGTGGGGTCCGAACTTCGATCAGATGCCCGGGCTCAAGGGCCGCACTGATCCGTTCAACATGCTGGACAAGATTCGCTACGACAAGGTCTTCGCCGAGATGGGATGCCATGGCGAGCATGTCGAGACGCCGGAGCAGATCATCCCGGCGCTCGAGCGCGCGTTCAAATCCGGCAAGCCCGCGATGATCAACGTGGTCGGCGATACCACCGTCGGCAACGCGACGCTCGGCGGCAACCTGCTCGGCTCGACGGGCTCCAAGGGCTGA